In a genomic window of bacterium:
- the fdnG gene encoding formate dehydrogenase-N subunit alpha: MDLSRRGFLKISGAAAAGAALGSLGFDLSGVSANAHPLKISYARETTTICPYCSCGCSIIVHTVDGKVINTEGDPDSPINEGALCPKGSALYQEAHSEYRLRKVLYRAPGGSTWEEKDWDWALDRISRKVKETRDTTFTTMTGDGLLVNRTEGIANLGGAALNNEECYALAKFARSLGIVNLDHQARVUHSATVAALAESFGRGAMTNHWIDLKNSDCIIVMGSNAAENHPMSFRWVLRARDERGARIISVDPRFTRTSALADIYAPLRSGTDIAFIGGLINYCLTNQLYNHEYVVEYTNAGHLISPDFSFSEGLFSGYDQTTRKYDNSSWAYQLDENGIPREDRTLQDPRCVFQLLKSHFARYDADTVCKVTGTPRDKFLEVARTFCATGDPRKAGTIMYAMGFTQHTTGTQIIRAFAILQLLLGNIGIAGGGVNALRGEPNVQGSTDYGLLFHLLPGYLKAPVDKDATLQAYLDRCTPVSKDPKSVNYWKNYPKFMISLLKAWYGENATPENEFSFHLLPKASGNYSHMSIFQSMYQGKIRGLFCWGQNPAVSGPNALMEQKALEKLDWLVCTDIFETETSIFWKRPGVSPSAIKTEVFLLPAASSAEKEGSISNSGRWAQWRNKCEQPPGEAKSDLWIINALMLRLKKLYAQDAGPFPDPITKLSWKMGSPDKPSAAVVAREINGYDLSSGRLLDNFTQCLEDGTTSSGCWIYSGSFTEAGNMMARRGKDDPTGIGLYPGWSWCWPLNRRIIYNRASCDPKGRPWDPDRAVIWWNETMQQWEGDVPDYGKKVLPADNVGAFIMRTEGHARLFGPDMADGPFPEHYEPYESPVDNIFSPQQINPCVFLGYNTDLDRRGDQREFPIVATTYRITEHWQSGIETRWQPWLCELMPEMFVELSRELAKEKGINNGDLCTISSARGSIRAVAMVTARFRPFPVNGRTVHQIGLPWCYGYAGLATGDPANVLTPNIGDPNTRIPEYKAFLCNVRKGV; the protein is encoded by the coding sequence ATGGATCTGAGCCGAAGAGGTTTCCTGAAAATATCAGGTGCAGCCGCAGCAGGTGCGGCCTTGGGCTCCCTGGGGTTTGATCTTTCGGGTGTATCGGCGAATGCTCATCCCCTCAAAATCAGCTATGCCAGGGAAACCACCACCATTTGTCCTTACTGCTCGTGCGGGTGCAGCATTATTGTGCATACCGTCGATGGAAAGGTCATCAATACCGAGGGAGATCCTGACTCGCCCATCAATGAGGGGGCCCTCTGTCCCAAGGGTTCGGCCCTCTATCAGGAGGCTCACAGCGAGTACCGGCTTCGCAAAGTCCTCTACCGCGCTCCGGGAGGCAGCACCTGGGAGGAAAAGGACTGGGATTGGGCTCTGGACAGAATCAGCCGGAAGGTCAAGGAGACGAGGGACACTACCTTTACCACCATGACCGGGGACGGCCTGCTTGTCAACCGGACCGAAGGGATCGCCAACCTTGGCGGGGCGGCGCTCAATAATGAGGAATGCTATGCCCTGGCCAAGTTTGCCAGAAGCCTGGGGATCGTTAATCTCGATCACCAGGCCAGGGTCTGACACTCCGCTACGGTAGCGGCTCTGGCAGAGTCGTTCGGCAGAGGAGCAATGACCAACCATTGGATCGATCTGAAAAACAGTGACTGCATTATCGTCATGGGCAGCAATGCCGCGGAAAACCACCCCATGTCGTTCCGCTGGGTTCTTCGGGCCAGGGATGAGCGGGGGGCCAGGATCATCAGTGTGGACCCGCGCTTTACCCGCACCTCGGCCCTGGCCGATATTTACGCCCCGCTGCGCTCCGGAACGGATATTGCCTTTATCGGCGGGCTGATTAATTACTGCCTCACAAATCAGCTTTACAATCACGAATATGTCGTGGAATACACCAATGCCGGCCACCTGATCTCTCCGGATTTCTCCTTCTCCGAGGGTCTTTTTTCCGGCTATGATCAGACCACCAGAAAGTATGACAACTCCAGTTGGGCCTACCAGCTCGATGAAAACGGCATTCCCCGTGAGGACAGGACTCTCCAGGATCCCCGCTGTGTATTCCAACTGCTGAAAAGCCACTTTGCCCGCTATGACGCCGACACGGTCTGCAAGGTCACCGGAACTCCCAGGGATAAATTCCTGGAAGTGGCCAGGACCTTTTGCGCTACGGGAGACCCCCGTAAAGCTGGAACGATCATGTATGCCATGGGCTTTACCCAGCACACAACCGGCACACAGATAATCCGCGCCTTTGCCATCCTGCAGCTTCTCTTGGGCAATATCGGCATCGCCGGCGGCGGAGTCAATGCCCTGCGCGGTGAGCCGAATGTGCAGGGGTCAACGGATTATGGCCTGCTCTTTCATCTTCTGCCCGGGTACCTGAAGGCACCGGTTGACAAGGACGCCACCCTTCAGGCTTACCTCGACCGGTGCACGCCGGTATCGAAAGACCCGAAAAGCGTCAACTACTGGAAAAATTACCCCAAGTTCATGATCAGCCTGCTCAAGGCCTGGTATGGGGAGAACGCCACCCCGGAAAACGAGTTCTCCTTTCACCTTTTGCCAAAGGCCTCCGGCAATTACTCTCATATGTCTATCTTTCAGAGCATGTACCAGGGAAAAATCAGGGGGCTTTTCTGCTGGGGCCAGAACCCGGCGGTGAGCGGGCCCAATGCCCTGATGGAGCAAAAAGCCCTGGAGAAACTTGACTGGCTGGTCTGCACGGATATCTTCGAGACCGAAACCTCCATTTTCTGGAAGCGGCCGGGGGTGAGCCCTTCGGCGATCAAAACCGAAGTTTTCCTCCTTCCCGCCGCCTCATCAGCCGAAAAAGAGGGGAGCATCAGCAACAGCGGCCGGTGGGCCCAATGGCGGAATAAGTGCGAGCAGCCGCCGGGAGAGGCAAAATCAGACCTGTGGATCATCAATGCCCTCATGCTGCGGCTGAAAAAACTCTATGCCCAGGATGCCGGACCATTCCCTGATCCAATCACTAAACTTTCCTGGAAAATGGGCTCTCCCGACAAGCCAAGTGCCGCTGTGGTTGCCAGAGAAATCAACGGCTATGATCTTTCTTCCGGCAGGCTGCTGGATAATTTCACCCAATGCCTGGAAGATGGCACCACATCATCAGGCTGCTGGATCTATTCGGGCAGCTTCACCGAAGCGGGCAACATGATGGCCCGGCGGGGAAAGGACGATCCGACCGGCATCGGCCTGTATCCCGGCTGGTCCTGGTGCTGGCCGCTTAACCGGAGAATTATCTATAACCGCGCATCCTGCGATCCGAAGGGCCGTCCCTGGGACCCTGACCGGGCGGTCATCTGGTGGAACGAGACCATGCAGCAGTGGGAGGGAGATGTGCCGGATTATGGCAAGAAAGTCCTCCCTGCGGACAATGTCGGGGCCTTTATCATGAGAACCGAGGGACATGCCCGGCTCTTTGGTCCGGATATGGCCGATGGACCCTTTCCGGAGCACTACGAGCCGTACGAAAGCCCGGTGGATAATATCTTTTCACCCCAGCAGATCAACCCCTGTGTGTTCCTCGGCTATAATACCGACCTCGACAGGAGAGGCGACCAGCGGGAGTTTCCGATCGTGGCCACCACCTACCGGATCACCGAACATTGGCAGAGCGGGATCGAGACCCGCTGGCAGCCGTGGCTGTGTGAGCTGATGCCGGAGATGTTTGTCGAGCTGTCCAGGGAACTGGCCAAAGAGAAGGGTATCAATAATGGAGACCTGTGCACCATCTCATCGGCCAGAGGATCGATCAGGGCTGTGGCCATGGTCACCGCCCGGTTCAGACCATTTCCGGTCAACGGCCGCACGGTCCATCAGATCGGCCTCCCCTGGTGCTACGGCTATGCTGGCCTGGCTACCGGAGATCCGGCCAATGTCCTGACGCCGAATATCGGCGATCCGAACACCAGAATACCCGAATACAAGGCATTCTTATGCAATGTCAGGAAGGGGGTGTAG